The following coding sequences are from one Melanotaenia boesemani isolate fMelBoe1 chromosome 17, fMelBoe1.pri, whole genome shotgun sequence window:
- the fam133b gene encoding protein FAM133: MGKRDNRVAYINPIAAARARGPVQSSGPSIQDYLSRPRPTWEELKEQLEKKKKGSRALADFEDKMNERWKKELAKNRERLLGDKERDKKSMDKEKEEKKDKKEKKKKEKKKSSRHSSSSSSLSSSDSSSSSSSESEDEDEKRSIKKKKKRKKSSARRASDSSEEESDAESKKKKRIKVEGDKDKDEKGRRRKRKAERSHRNSSSESSGDSDGEEAEAKKKKRSSEEKEKYTDKSKKKRKKKHKKHGRKKKKKAASQSDSDLD; the protein is encoded by the exons ATGGGCAAGAGAGACAATCGAGTG GCGTACATCAACCCCATTGCGGCTGCTCGAGCCAGGGGGCCAGTACAGAGTTCTGGACCAAGCATACAGGATTATTTAAGTAGACCTCGACCAACATG GGAGGAGCTAAAGGAGCAgctggagaagaagaaaaaaggctcTCGAGCCCTGGCTGACTTTGAGGACAAAATGAATGAG AGATGGAAGAAAGAGCTggcaaaaaacagagaaagattGCTAGGTgacaaagagagagacaaaaaatccatggacaaagaaaaagaggagaagaaagacaaaaaagag aaaaagaagaaagagaagaagaaatctAGCAGG cattcttcatcttcctcctccttatcGAGTTCTGATTcctccagcagctcttcctcAGAGTCAGAAGACGAG GATGAAAAGAGGagcataaagaaaaagaagaaacgaAAGAAGTCTTCGGCCAGGAGAGCATCTGACAGCTCAGAGGAAGAGTCGGATGCTGAAAGCAAG AAAAAGAAACGAATCAAAGTagaaggagacaaagataaG GATGAAAAGGGGCGTCGAAGAAAACGGAAGGCGGAGAGAAGTCACAGAAACTCGTCCTCAGAGTCATCGGGCGATTCGGACGGGGAAGAG GCTGaagccaagaagaaaaaaagaagtagtGAAGAGAAGGAGAAATATACA GATAAGTctaagaagaagaggaaaaagaagcaCAAGAAACatggcagaaaaaagaaaaagaaggcagCATCTCAGTCGGACTCTGACCTCGACTAA